The genome window TGCTGGTCTCCGATTCAAAGCTCCGATCGACGAAGGTGTGTCTAGGCTCATTGTCACGATCAGCGATTTCCATGCTGCGTGAATTGTCGATCAAGATACCGAGGAAGTTTTGCTGCGGCACGATCGAACTCAGCACTAGTACCGGACGGAATAGGCAAAACACCACGGTGGCCAGAGCCATAAGCCGAAGGGCTGAGAGGATGTTCCTATCGACCGGCGTGCTCTTCCCCCGGGCACGGGCGTAGGTCGAGAGTGTGACAGCTGTGCCTACGACGATCACTACGCTGATGAGGAGAAGTGACCACGGCGAGGCGAGAACAAAGTCACCTTGCCTAAAGACCAGTGGTCGGTATTTGAAGAGTAGTTCGAAAAGGGTTTCGAACACGTTTGTTATCTCTATTCTCTAGTTTCCAAGTAACGGCCGGAGGCCACCGTGGCCTCTCAATGGGTCATAGCATAGACAATAAAATTTACGCCCATTTGAAATGCGTAGGTTGAAAAGTGAAGCGGATAATAAGGATTATCAGCCCACTCCCACGCATCACCTAGGTCGGTGTTCCAGTTGATCATAACCATCATGCGGCCATCTTTGTCGAAGATGGCACGGGTTTCAGGCACGTAGCCGTCCCGCTCCCAGGTCGGTCCCCCGTAGACAGCACGGTTCACCGCAGGCACTTGCACGACCTCGTCGATGTCATAGACGATATTAAAAATCGGATGGTCGAGTGGCACATCGACGATTGGGTACTCTGGTAGCACCCGCCGAATTTCTGTTTCAAAGTTTTGCCACTCCCAAGTGCCCCAGAAGTCGTCGACGAGTAAGAACCCGCCGGCCTCCAGGTAAGCACGAAGACCATTTACCTCTTCGTCGGTCATTGTCATGGAGCCGACCTCGAGTGCATAAAGAAACGGGAACCGCCGAAGGTCGGGATCGTTGAGCCGTATCGCGTTCTGACCTTGGTAGACACCCAGGTTCGTTACGCGCTGCAGAATTGAGATGAACTGCAGGTCAGCCTTCGGGTAGTCAGTGCTCCACCTGGAACCCCAGCGTCGGCCTCTGCCACCACTGTAGATCGCGCGAGTGAAATAAAATTCCCATGGACCAACTGGATGCTGGAGTGTCTGACGAGCGTAATCGGCCAGGCGCTGCATTCCGGCGGGCGGAGCAATACTGACATCGACTT of Vicinamibacterales bacterium contains these proteins:
- a CDS encoding DUF4159 domain-containing protein, with product MQLFSWQNVALGVFVASLWLSAILPAWQRVEVDVSIAPPAGMQRLADYARQTLQHPVGPWEFYFTRAIYSGGRGRRWGSRWSTDYPKADLQFISILQRVTNLGVYQGQNAIRLNDPDLRRFPFLYALEVGSMTMTDEEVNGLRAYLEAGGFLLVDDFWGTWEWQNFETEIRRVLPEYPIVDVPLDHPIFNIVYDIDEVVQVPAVNRAVYGGPTWERDGYVPETRAIFDKDGRMMVMINWNTDLGDAWEWADNPYYPLHFSTYAFQMGVNFIVYAMTH